A genomic window from Bacillota bacterium includes:
- a CDS encoding cytidine deaminase, with translation MGRYEGRPSWRETFMAVARTMAARSTCLRRQVGAVLVIDNRLIATGYNGAPKGLPHCREVGCLRDKLGVNSGERHELCRGVHAEENCIIQAAVFGVGTQGAEIYVTHQPCSMCAKTLINAGIKAIYFADGYPDDMTQRLLSEAGIHFERIEGDR, from the coding sequence ATGGGACGGTATGAGGGTAGGCCTTCGTGGCGGGAGACTTTCATGGCTGTAGCCCGGACTATGGCGGCACGCAGTACCTGCCTCAGGCGCCAGGTTGGAGCGGTCCTGGTGATAGATAACAGACTGATAGCTACAGGATACAACGGCGCGCCCAAAGGCCTCCCTCACTGCCGCGAGGTCGGCTGCCTGCGGGATAAGTTAGGGGTCAATTCCGGCGAGAGGCACGAATTATGCCGGGGCGTACACGCCGAAGAGAACTGTATTATTCAGGCTGCCGTGTTCGGTGTTGGTACTCAGGGTGCCGAGATCTACGTCACCCATCAGCCCTGCAGCATGTGCGCTAAGACCCTGATAAACGCCGGCATAAAGGCCATCTACTTCGCCGACGGGTACCCGGACGATATGACGCAGCGGTTGTTGAGCGAGGCAGGAATTCACTTTGAACGGATCGAGGGGGACCGATAA